One segment of Yersinia kristensenii DNA contains the following:
- the selD gene encoding selenide, water dikinase SelD gives MTSPAIRLTQYSHGAGCGCKISPKVLDKILHSEQEKFLDPRLLVGNETRDDAAVYDIGNGVGIISTTDFFMPIVDDPFDFGRIAATNAISDIYAMGGKPIMAIAILGWPIDKLAPEVAQQVIEGGRLVCQQAGISLAGGHSIDAPEPIFGLAVTGIVGTDHVKKNSAAKAGCKLFLTKPLGIGILTTAEKKSQLRPEHQGVATKTMCQLNKSGADFAHIPGVTAMTDVTGFGLLGHLSEICQGSGVQATLHFSAIPRLPAVEEYIVAGCVPGGTGRNFDSYGHLIGKMSDLQKSLLCDPQTSGGLLLAVLPEAEAQVHEIAAQHGLVFSAIGELTTVDNSRALIEITE, from the coding sequence ATGACATCGCCAGCGATACGTCTTACTCAATACAGCCACGGAGCGGGTTGCGGTTGCAAAATTTCGCCTAAAGTTTTGGATAAAATTTTACATTCGGAGCAGGAAAAATTCCTCGATCCTCGCCTGCTGGTGGGTAATGAAACCCGTGATGATGCTGCTGTTTATGATATTGGTAATGGGGTCGGTATTATTAGCACCACCGACTTTTTTATGCCGATCGTCGATGATCCCTTTGATTTCGGGCGTATTGCCGCGACTAATGCCATCAGTGATATTTATGCCATGGGCGGCAAACCGATTATGGCTATTGCGATTTTGGGGTGGCCAATTGATAAACTGGCCCCCGAAGTCGCCCAGCAAGTCATTGAGGGTGGACGGCTTGTTTGCCAACAAGCGGGGATTTCACTGGCGGGGGGGCACTCCATTGACGCACCGGAGCCTATTTTCGGTTTGGCTGTCACGGGTATTGTCGGCACTGATCACGTGAAGAAAAACAGTGCGGCAAAAGCAGGCTGTAAATTATTTCTCACCAAACCGCTGGGGATTGGCATCCTAACCACGGCCGAGAAAAAAAGCCAATTACGGCCAGAGCATCAGGGGGTTGCAACCAAAACCATGTGCCAGTTGAACAAGTCTGGCGCTGACTTTGCGCATATTCCTGGGGTCACTGCCATGACTGATGTGACCGGGTTCGGTCTGCTGGGCCATTTAAGTGAGATTTGTCAGGGTTCGGGTGTTCAGGCGACCTTGCATTTTTCAGCTATTCCGCGTTTACCCGCGGTTGAAGAGTATATTGTTGCAGGCTGTGTTCCAGGGGGAACCGGTCGCAACTTTGACAGTTATGGTCATCTGATTGGCAAAATGTCAGATTTACAGAAGAGTTTACTCTGTGACCCGCAGACATCAGGTGGCTTGCTGTTAGCGGTCTTACCAGAAGCTGAGGCGCAAGTGCATGAAATTGCAGCTCAACATGGCCTGGTGTTCAGTGCTATTGGCGAATTAACTACGGTGGATAACAGCCGAGCACTGATTGAGATAACAGAATGA
- a CDS encoding DNA topoisomerase III has protein sequence MRLFIAEKPSLARAIADILPKPHRRGDGFIACGNDQMVTWCVGHLLEQAQPDAYDSRYARWSLADLPIIPEKWQLQPRPSVSKQLNVIKQLLQQADEVVHAGDPDREGQLLVDEVLDYLDLAAEKRQNVRRCLINDLNPQAVVRAVERLRYNREFIPLCVSALARARADWLYGINMTRAYTILGRNAGYDGVLSVGRVQTPVLGLVVRRDEEIEDFVAKDFFEVKAHIVTPADERFVALWQPSDSCESYQDEEGRLLHRPLAEHVVNRITGQPAVVTSYNDKRESETAPLPFSLSTLQIEAAKRFGLSAQQVLDICQRLYETHKLITYPRSDCRYLPEEHFAGRHSVLNAISIHQADLLPLEVMDSDRRNRCWDDKKVDAHHAIIPTARASKVNLTADESKVYRLVAQQYLMQFCPDAQFRKCVIELDIAGGKFIAKARFLAEAGWRTLLGSKERDEENEGAPLPVVEKGAELLCERGEVVERQTQPPRPFTDASLLSAMTGIARFVQDKELKKVLRATDGLGTEATRAGIIELLFKRTFLFKKGRYIHASPAGRALIHALPDIAARPDMTAHWESTLTQISEKNCRYQDFMQPLVATLQDLISQAKQNRSPQVFRGLPAAPSGAIKKRKKTPTKTKETKS, from the coding sequence ATGCGACTTTTTATTGCCGAAAAGCCCAGTTTGGCACGGGCGATTGCGGATATTTTGCCAAAACCGCATCGTCGGGGGGATGGGTTCATTGCCTGTGGTAATGATCAAATGGTGACCTGGTGTGTCGGCCACTTGTTGGAACAAGCTCAACCCGATGCTTATGACAGCCGCTATGCGCGTTGGTCATTGGCAGATTTACCGATCATTCCCGAAAAATGGCAGTTGCAGCCGCGCCCCTCTGTAAGTAAACAATTGAATGTTATCAAGCAATTGTTGCAACAAGCCGATGAGGTCGTTCATGCGGGGGACCCTGACCGCGAAGGTCAACTTTTAGTTGATGAGGTTTTGGATTATCTCGATTTAGCGGCAGAGAAACGGCAAAACGTACGCCGATGTTTGATTAATGACTTAAACCCGCAGGCTGTAGTGCGTGCTGTAGAGCGTTTGCGTTACAACCGTGAGTTTATCCCGCTTTGTGTTTCAGCATTGGCACGAGCCAGAGCCGACTGGCTATATGGCATCAATATGACTCGCGCCTATACTATTCTTGGGCGCAATGCGGGCTATGATGGAGTGCTATCGGTGGGGCGAGTACAGACGCCGGTATTAGGGCTAGTAGTGCGCCGCGATGAAGAAATTGAAGATTTTGTAGCCAAAGATTTTTTTGAGGTAAAAGCCCATATCGTCACGCCAGCTGATGAGCGTTTTGTGGCGTTATGGCAACCGAGTGATTCTTGTGAATCCTATCAGGATGAAGAAGGGCGCTTGTTACATCGCCCACTGGCAGAACACGTCGTTAACCGCATAACGGGTCAGCCGGCTGTTGTGACGTCCTATAATGATAAACGGGAATCAGAAACCGCCCCATTGCCATTCTCTCTTTCTACTTTGCAAATTGAAGCGGCAAAACGATTCGGATTGAGTGCGCAGCAAGTGCTGGATATTTGTCAGCGACTATATGAAACGCACAAATTGATTACATATCCGCGCTCGGATTGCCGATACCTACCAGAAGAACATTTTGCCGGACGTCATTCAGTATTGAATGCTATCAGTATTCATCAGGCCGACCTTTTGCCGCTGGAAGTCATGGACAGTGATCGGCGTAACCGTTGTTGGGACGACAAAAAAGTTGATGCCCACCACGCCATTATCCCGACGGCGCGTGCCAGTAAAGTGAATTTGACGGCTGATGAGAGCAAAGTTTACCGATTAGTTGCACAGCAATATCTGATGCAATTTTGTCCTGATGCACAATTTCGTAAATGTGTTATTGAACTGGATATTGCAGGGGGGAAATTTATCGCCAAAGCTCGTTTTCTGGCGGAGGCGGGATGGCGTACCTTGCTCGGCAGTAAAGAGCGGGATGAAGAAAATGAGGGCGCACCATTGCCGGTGGTTGAGAAAGGCGCTGAATTACTGTGCGAACGTGGAGAAGTTGTTGAACGCCAGACCCAGCCGCCTCGGCCATTTACCGATGCCAGTTTGTTATCTGCTATGACCGGCATTGCCCGTTTTGTGCAGGATAAAGAACTGAAAAAAGTATTGCGCGCTACTGATGGTTTGGGAACGGAGGCCACACGAGCGGGGATTATTGAACTGCTGTTTAAACGAACTTTTTTATTTAAAAAAGGCCGTTATATCCACGCCAGCCCGGCAGGACGCGCATTAATTCATGCGTTACCCGATATCGCCGCTCGGCCCGATATGACGGCTCATTGGGAATCAACACTGACACAAATCAGTGAAAAAAACTGCCGCTATCAGGATTTCATGCAACCGCTGGTGGCCACATTGCAGGATTTAATCAGTCAGGCAAAACAAAATCGGTCACCTCAGGTTTTTC